The Neisseria macacae ATCC 33926 genome contains the following window.
GGCGGAACACTTTGATGTATTCCGCGCCGTCCGCTTCGACGATTTCAAAGTTTTCCCCTTCAAACGGCAGCTCGAACAGGCTGCGGGCGACGGCGATGACCTGCGGGTTGATGTCCACGGCGGTTTGTTTGGTGTCGGGCAGGTAGCTGTCTATCCAGCGCGCGAATGAGCCGCCGCCCAAGCCGATTTGGGTGATGTGTTTCGGCGTTTCTTCCGCAAACAGAAGCCAGCCCATCATTGCGCGGCTGTACGACAAAACCAGTTCGGCGGGATGGTCGAGGTTCATCGAGCTTTGGATGGTGTCGCTGCCTAGATGCAACGAGCGGATGTTGCCTTCTTCGGAAATGCCGACTTCGGGTAGGTCGGACTTGGCGGGGCGCAGGCGGCGGTAGGGGTGTCGTGGCATGGTGTAGGACGGATGGAGGGGAAAGGGGGGTATTTTATCAGAGTGTCGTCTGAAATGCTTTTTGTGCGGTTGTTTTTCAGACGACCTTTCGGTTATATGTCTGAGCGGCTTGGTTTATATATGGGGTAATCATTACGCTTGAAATAAATTTCTTTTTAAATCAGATATTTTTTATAAAAATTTACTTTGTGGGCAGTAAGCTATTGCCAAGTGGGGCAGTTAACGGCATAATTCGGCTTCTTTGCCGGTATAGCTCAGTTGGTAGAGCACCTGACTTGTAATCAGGGGGTCCCGAGTTCGACTCTTGGTGCCGGCACCAGTTTATCGCTGAAGGTGCCGCAAGGTATTTCAGTAAGCCGGTATAGCTCAGTTGGTAGAGCACCTGACTTGTAATCAGGGGGTCCCGAGTTCGACTCTTGGTGCCGGCACCAATCAAACAGCCCGATTGTGAAGCAGTCGGGCTGTTTTGCGTTTGCCGTTCGGGTGGCAGGGCGGCGGGCATTTCACTATAATAGCCCGTTTTAATCTAAAAGGTCGTCTGAAAAAGGCGGAATACATTCTAATGATTACTGTGAACACACTGCAAAAGATGAAGGCAGAAGGCGAAAAAATCGCCATGCTGACCGCCTACGAATCCAGCTTTGCCGCGTTGATGGATAACGCCGGCATTGATGTTTTGCTGGTGGGCGATTCCTTGGGCATGACCGTGCAGGGACGCAAATCCACGCTGCCCGTCAGCCTGCGCGATATGTGTTACCACACCGAAAACGTCGCACGCGGTACGGAAAACGCGATGATTGTCAGCGACTTGCCTTTTGGTGCGTATCAGCAGAGTAAAGAACAGGCGTTTGCCGCCGCTGCCGAACTGATGGCGGCAGGCGCGCATATGGTCAAACTCGAAGGCGGCGTTTGGATGGCGGAAACCACCGAATTCCTGCAAATGCGCGGCATTCCCGTCTGCGCCCATATCGGCTTGACCCCGCAGTCCGTGTTTGCATTTGGCGGATATAAAGTGCAGGGGCGGGGCGATAAGGCGGAAGCCTTGTTGGCAGATGCGAAAGCACACGACCAAGCGGGTGCCGCCATCGTGTTGATGGAATGCGTGCCGGCGGAATTGGCGAAAAAAGTAACCGAAACCGTCTCTTGCCCGACCATCGGTATTGGCGCAGGTGTGGATTGCGACGGGCAAGTTTTGGTCATGCACGATATGCTCGGCATTTTTCCGGGCAAAACCGCCAAATTCGTCAAAAATTTCATGCAGGGTAAAGACAGCATTCAGGCCGCCGTTGAAGCCTATGTTCATGAGGTTAAAGCTAAAACCTTCCCCGCTGCGGAACATTCGTTTGCTTGATACCCTTAACTGAAAAAGGTCGTCTGAAAAGGTTTTCATCGTAAAAACCGAATTTCAGACGACCTTTGTTTGTCCGTGTTCCCAGCGTATAATCGGCGCGTGATTTTCGGGCTGACAAAACACAGCGGATGAGCGCCGCAATCCCGAAAAAGATAAAGGACATTTTCCACCATGCAAATCATTCATACCATTAAAGAATTGCGCGAATGGCGCAAAAACGCAGGCAGCGTTGCCTTTGTCCCGACTATGGGCAATCTGCATGAAGGCCATCTCGCCCTCGTTCGCGAAGCCAAAAAACGCGCCGACAACGTCGTCGTCAGCATATTCGTCAACCGCCTACAATTCGGACAGGGCGAGGATTTCGACAAATACCCGCGCACCTTGCAGCAAGACGCCGACAAACTCGCCAACGAAGGCGTAGCTGTCGTGTTCGCGCCCGACGAAAAAGAGCTGTATCCCAATGTCGAGCAACGTTTCAACGTCGAACCGCCCAACCTCCAAAACGAATTGTGCGGCAAATTCCGCCCCGGTCATTTCCGCGGTGTCGCTACTGTCGTCAGCAAACTGTTCAACATCGTCCAACCCGATACCGCCTGCTTCGGCAAAAAAGACTACCAGCAGTTGGCGATTATCAAAGGCTTTGTCGAAGACCTGAATTTCAATATCGACATCATTCCCGTCGATACCGGCCGCGCTCCCGACGGACTCGCGCTTTCCAGCCGCAACCAATACCTCAGCGAAGCCGAACGCGCCGAAGCCCCGCGTCTGTACCGCGAATTGCAGCGCGTCGCTACCGAACTCAAAAACGGCAATCTCGATTATGTCGGTCTGGAGACAGAAACCGTCCGCCGCCTGACCGAAGCCGGCTGGGTGGTCGATTACGTCGAAATCCGCCATGCCGAGAGCCTAGCTGTCGCACGCACCGGCGACAAAGCCCTTGTCGTCCTCGCCGCCGCCCGCTTGGGAACGACGCGTCTGATTGACAACTTGGAAGTCAGCTTGGCTTGATTGTTGGAATGGAAAAAGGTCGTCTGAAAACCAAATGTGTTTTCAGACGACCTTTTTGTTTGGGAGCGTTTTACATCTGCACCAAGCCGTTGACTGTGATGCTGATTTCTTCTGAGCCGGGAGAAGGGGCTTGGATAGCGTTGTTTTCGTCGCTTGCCGAACGCTTGAACATGGCAGCTTCGGCATTCATCATTTTGGCGCGGGCGAAACCGTTGTCTATGGAACGGTTGCCGATGTGGCCTAAATTGAGTTTGACGATTTTGTAGTTGGAAAAACCGAGCGTTTTCGCTAAGTCTTGCGCGCGGTCTTTGAAGCGCAGGATGGCGGCTTTGCTGACTTGATCAACGGCGGCTTCGCGTTTTTCTTTGGATATGCTGAAGCCGATGCGGTTGAGCGTGGCAGTTTGCAGCGTTTCGTCAATCAGGCGGTTGATGGCGTCAAAGTCTTTGCTTTCGACTTTGAACACGGATTCTTCTTCCCAGCCTGTTTGGATGCGTTTGCCGTTGTTGTTGTATTCATAGCGCGGGCTGGCGTTGCGGTTGAGGATTTCGGTTTGGAGTTTGTTGTTTTGTACGGCTTTGTTGAAGTCGTTGAATTTTTTCTGAAACGCTTTGTTCACCGTAGCGCGGTCTTTGCCTTCGGAAGCAATGCTGAAGTAGGCGGTCATGGTGTCGCGGGTTATTTCGAGATGGGCGGACTCGGCAAATTCGACCATGTTGTAATGAAGGGTGTCGGTTTCGGCTGCGGCGGGCAGGGCGGTTGCGAGTATGAGGGCGGCAAGGATGGGGCGTAACATGGTTTTTCCTTTTGGTATCGGGTGTGGAAACAAATGGTATTGGATAATTTGTATCAGGTCGTCTGAAAGTGCAGCTTCAATGAAGTTGAAAAAGGTTCTGACTTTGCTGCAACAGGTTTCAGACGACCTTTGACGGTGTCAGCCGAAAAAGCCCATTTTGACTTGGATGAGTTTTTCGAGTTCGGGCAGGACGCGGCGGCGGGAGACGAAGAAGATGATGTGGTCGCCGTCTTGGACAATGGTGTCGGTGTGGTGCCCCATGATGACTTCGCCCGTTTCGGCACGGACGATGGCGGCGATGTAGCAGTCGCCCGGCCATTTGATGCCGCTGATGCGCCTGCCGACGATGGCGGAGGTGTTTTTGTCGCCGTGGACGACAACTTCGATGGCTTCGGCGGTGCCGCGTCTGAGGGGGTGGACGGCAACGATGTCGCCTCGGCGGATATGGGCGAGGATGGAGCCGATGGTGATGAGGTGCGGCGACACGACGATGTCGATTTTGTTGCCTTCGAGCAAATCGACGTAGCTGGAGCGGTTGACAATGGTGACGACGCGTTTTGCACCGAGGTTTTTCGCCAACAGGCTGGACATGATGTTGTTTTCGTCGTCGTTGGTCAGGGCGCAGAATACGTCGATTTCGTCGATGTATTCTTCGTCCAGCAGCGTTTCGTCGGTGGCGCTGCCTTGCAGGACGAGGGTGTTGTCGAGGTTTTCGGCGAGCCACTCGGCGCGGCGGGGGTTGTGTTCGACGATTTTGATGTCGTATTTGGATTCGAGCTGCTTGGCGAGGCGGTAGCCGATGTTGCCGCCGCCGGCAATCATGATGCGGCGGGTGCGCGCTTCTTTGGGGCGCAGTTCGCGCATGATGATGTTGACGCTGCTGATGTCGGCGGCAAAAAGTACCTCGTCGCCTTCGATGATGACGGTTTGCGGCGTGGGGACGATGAGGCGGTTGTTGCGGTATATGGCGCAGATTTGGCAGTCCGCGCCTTCGGGGAGGTGTTGGTTGATGTCGGCGATTTCACGGTTGACGAGCAGCCCGCCTTTACGCGCCTGTACGATGACCATGCGGACTTTGTCGCCGGCAAACCTCAATACCTGCAATGCGCTGGTGTAGCTGAGCAGCCCGACGAGCTGTTCGGTAACGAGCTGTTCGGGGCTGATGGTTTCGGTGATGTCGAAGACGGTAAGGCTGCCGTTTTCCGTATCGTCGTTTTCGGGGTAGGGGTATTCCAGATATTCGCTGGAACGGACGCGGGCGATGCGGCTGGGGATATTGAAGAGATCGGCGGCGATTTTGCAGGCGACGATGTTGGTTTCGTCGCTGCGGGTCAGGGCGAGCAGGAGGTCGGAGTCCGCTGCGCCCGCCTGTTCGAGGATAAACGGGGATGCGCCGTTGCCGAGTATGGTTTGGACGTCGAGGCGGCTGCCGATGTGTTGCAGGGCTTTTTCGTCGATGTCGATAACGGTAACGTCGTTGCTGGAAACGGAGGCGAGGTTTTGCGCGACGGTCGAGCCGACCTGTCCGCTGCCGAGGATGAGGATTTTCACGGTTTGGGTGGGTGGTTGGGTAAGGATGATGGGATTGTATAGTATAGTGGATTAAATTTAAATCAGGACAAGGCGACGAAGCCGCAGACAGTATAGATAGTACGGAACCGATTCACTTGGTGCTTCAGCACCTTAGAGAATCGTTCTCTTTGAGCTAAGGCGAGGCAACGTCGTACTGGTTTAAAGTGAATCCACTATAAAACAAAATAAAAAGGCTACAATGTCATCCTTGCCGCATTTCGGCTGCTTGGAATATATGGGGTCGTCTGAAAAATCACCGCACCGGTTTTCAGACGACCTTTTAGCCCAAATCCTTCATTGCCAAAACCTCACAACTCCTTAAAAATCAGCTATAATTGCCGACTATTTTGATTACGGTATCCCTATTTGAAATGGCACAAAAAATCCAATCCGTCAAAGGCATGAACGACCTTTTGCCTGTCGAACAAAAAGATTTCAAGTTGACCGCTGCGTTTTGGCAGGCATTTGAAGATGTGGTCGTCCGCTGGACGCGTGCTTATGGTTATCAGCAAATCCGTACGCCGATTGTCGAGCAGACGGGTTTGTTTGTCCGCTCCATCGGCGAAGAAACCGATGTGGTCGGTAAGGAAATGTATACCTTTTCCGATTCCAACGACTCTTTGAGCCTGAGCCTGCGACCGGAAGGTACGGCATCCTGCCTGCGTGCGGTGGTCGAACACAATCTGTTGTACAACAGCCCGCAAAAGCTGTGGTACATGGGTCCGATGTTCCGCCGCGAGCGTCCGCAAAAAGGACGTTATCGCCAGTTTCATCAGGTCGGTATCGAGGCTTTGGGTTTTGAAGGCCCGGACATCGACGCGGAAATCATCGCGATGTCGGCGGATTTGTGGGACAAGCTGGGTATCCGCGATTACCTGACTTTGGAAATCAACAGCTTGGGCAACCGCGAAGAACGTGCGGCGCACCGTGCGGCTTTGGTCGAATATCTGACCCGTTATGAAGACAAATTGGACGAAGACAGCAAACGTCGTCTGAAAACCAATCCGTTGCGCGTTTTGGATTCCAAAAATCCCGATTTGCAGGAAATCTGCAATGCCGCGCCGCATCTGACCGATTATCTGGGCGAGGAATCGCGCAATCATTACAGCCGTTTCAAAGCCATGCTGGAAGGCTTAGGCATTCAATACGTCGAAAACCCGCGACTGGTGCGCGGCTTGGATTATTACAACCAAACCGTTTTTGAATGGACGACCGACAAACTCGGCGCGCAGGCGACGGTGTGCGGCGGCGGCCGTTACGACGGTTTGATTGAAGAACTCGGCGGCAAGCCTGCGCCGTCCATCGGTTTTGCAATGGGCATCGAGCGTTTGCTGCTGCTGGTTAGCGAATACGGTTCGCTGGAAGTCAATGCCGCGCCTGACGTGTATGCCATGCATCAGGGCGAGGGTGCGGATTTGCAAGTGATGAAATACGCGCAAGCCTTACGCGCACAAGGTTTCAACGTGATGCAGCATTCCGGCTATCAAAGTCTGAAAGCGCAAATGAAAAAAGCCGACAACAGCGGCGCGCGCTTTGCTCTGATTGTTGCGCAAGACGAATTGGCGAACGGTATGGTTACGCTTAAAGACATGAACGGCGCACACGGTCAGCAAACCGTCGCCGCCGACGATTTAATCTACACTTTACAACAATGGAAGAACGCATAAATGGCAGCCCATCTCGAAGAACAACAAGAATTAGACAATTTTAAATACTTTTGGAAAAGTACCGGCCGATGGCTGTTTGCCCTGCTGATCGCGGCGGCGTTGGGCTATTTGGGCTATACCATGTATAAGAGCCATAAAGCCTCGCAAAGTCAGGAAGCTGCCGAAGTGTTGGCGAAAATCGTCGATAAAATGCAGGCAAAAGCCTCGCAAGCCGAAGTGAATGCCGATTTGACCAACCTCCAG
Protein-coding sequences here:
- the trkA gene encoding Trk system potassium transporter TrkA — its product is MKILILGSGQVGSTVAQNLASVSSNDVTVIDIDEKALQHIGSRLDVQTILGNGASPFILEQAGAADSDLLLALTRSDETNIVACKIAADLFNIPSRIARVRSSEYLEYPYPENDDTENGSLTVFDITETISPEQLVTEQLVGLLSYTSALQVLRFAGDKVRMVIVQARKGGLLVNREIADINQHLPEGADCQICAIYRNNRLIVPTPQTVIIEGDEVLFAADISSVNIIMRELRPKEARTRRIMIAGGGNIGYRLAKQLESKYDIKIVEHNPRRAEWLAENLDNTLVLQGSATDETLLDEEYIDEIDVFCALTNDDENNIMSSLLAKNLGAKRVVTIVNRSSYVDLLEGNKIDIVVSPHLITIGSILAHIRRGDIVAVHPLRRGTAEAIEVVVHGDKNTSAIVGRRISGIKWPGDCYIAAIVRAETGEVIMGHHTDTIVQDGDHIIFFVSRRRVLPELEKLIQVKMGFFG
- the hisS gene encoding histidine--tRNA ligase; this encodes MAQKIQSVKGMNDLLPVEQKDFKLTAAFWQAFEDVVVRWTRAYGYQQIRTPIVEQTGLFVRSIGEETDVVGKEMYTFSDSNDSLSLSLRPEGTASCLRAVVEHNLLYNSPQKLWYMGPMFRRERPQKGRYRQFHQVGIEALGFEGPDIDAEIIAMSADLWDKLGIRDYLTLEINSLGNREERAAHRAALVEYLTRYEDKLDEDSKRRLKTNPLRVLDSKNPDLQEICNAAPHLTDYLGEESRNHYSRFKAMLEGLGIQYVENPRLVRGLDYYNQTVFEWTTDKLGAQATVCGGGRYDGLIEELGGKPAPSIGFAMGIERLLLLVSEYGSLEVNAAPDVYAMHQGEGADLQVMKYAQALRAQGFNVMQHSGYQSLKAQMKKADNSGARFALIVAQDELANGMVTLKDMNGAHGQQTVAADDLIYTLQQWKNA
- the panC gene encoding pantoate--beta-alanine ligase is translated as MQIIHTIKELREWRKNAGSVAFVPTMGNLHEGHLALVREAKKRADNVVVSIFVNRLQFGQGEDFDKYPRTLQQDADKLANEGVAVVFAPDEKELYPNVEQRFNVEPPNLQNELCGKFRPGHFRGVATVVSKLFNIVQPDTACFGKKDYQQLAIIKGFVEDLNFNIDIIPVDTGRAPDGLALSSRNQYLSEAERAEAPRLYRELQRVATELKNGNLDYVGLETETVRRLTEAGWVVDYVEIRHAESLAVARTGDKALVVLAAARLGTTRLIDNLEVSLA
- the panB gene encoding 3-methyl-2-oxobutanoate hydroxymethyltransferase, encoding MITVNTLQKMKAEGEKIAMLTAYESSFAALMDNAGIDVLLVGDSLGMTVQGRKSTLPVSLRDMCYHTENVARGTENAMIVSDLPFGAYQQSKEQAFAAAAELMAAGAHMVKLEGGVWMAETTEFLQMRGIPVCAHIGLTPQSVFAFGGYKVQGRGDKAEALLADAKAHDQAGAAIVLMECVPAELAKKVTETVSCPTIGIGAGVDCDGQVLVMHDMLGIFPGKTAKFVKNFMQGKDSIQAAVEAYVHEVKAKTFPAAEHSFA
- a CDS encoding polyamine aminopropyltransferase; the protein is MPRHPYRRLRPAKSDLPEVGISEEGNIRSLHLGSDTIQSSMNLDHPAELVLSYSRAMMGWLLFAEETPKHITQIGLGGGSFARWIDSYLPDTKQTAVDINPQVIAVARSLFELPFEGENFEIVEADGAEYIKVFRHNTDVILVDGFDGEQIIDALVEEPFFQDCRHALSPDGVFVTNWWSGDKRYQRFIERLLNVFEGRVLELPAESHGNMAVMAFQSSPKEQNLDKLKKRAEKLSEQYGLDFKRMLNDLKASNPNNGKHFYL
- a CDS encoding SIMPL domain-containing protein (The SIMPL domain is named for its presence in mouse protein SIMPL (signalling molecule that associates with mouse pelle-like kinase). Bacterial member BP26, from Brucella, was shown to assemble into a channel-like structure, while YggE from E. coli has been associated with resistance to oxidative stress.); protein product: MLRPILAALILATALPAAAETDTLHYNMVEFAESAHLEITRDTMTAYFSIASEGKDRATVNKAFQKKFNDFNKAVQNNKLQTEILNRNASPRYEYNNNGKRIQTGWEEESVFKVESKDFDAINRLIDETLQTATLNRIGFSISKEKREAAVDQVSKAAILRFKDRAQDLAKTLGFSNYKIVKLNLGHIGNRSIDNGFARAKMMNAEAAMFKRSASDENNAIQAPSPGSEEISITVNGLVQM